One region of Candidatus Poribacteria bacterium genomic DNA includes:
- a CDS encoding sigma-70 family RNA polymerase sigma factor has translation MLKDDAQLIRSTLLGDDTAFATLVEKYQKGVHALIWRKIGDFHHAEEIAQDTFLQAYKKLGTLKDPNSFAGWLYVIANRLSINWLQRSKPKTETQSLEGTSVVEIEESSYTHYMSDQREAEVKEHRSEVVKKLLERLPESERTVVTLHFLGEMTTKEIGKFLGVSVNTIKSRLRRGRERLKAAESLVHEVLGGVQLSPELTERIMRQVAEINPIVPPVGKPTVPWMALGAAAVLVLLMLGVGNQYLARFQRPYSFEARSEPTVEIVEAPIVIDILSKPTLRKQFGRSPAPGKSIGAGTQISEATLRSNAQEDRRKFSTAQWTQGNSPPGGYVNDIFATSEGSVFAISPTGMYRLASNATAWTRINVSLPMSQSMVPMVEDQGILYVVSADEIFASTDNGQTWNLFCTRPEGNPVGLIVIDEVPAHGSHVDVTMYLALEDEGIFRSTDSGKQWTHLNEGLTGERISAVAAVEKNLFAGTNSGLHRLDSDIWRKLPVGMSNTVYSLAASGKSLYVGMGPDMFELTPQDRKRKMDDNESNAAQIFRSRNLGTSWTEVTPKSTSSRTRALSGVKLLAVGETLLALGITRFRSTDGGETWTELEIDAGTSILNSFPGTAVDERTFYKAGIRGVHRTTDAGESWDLFMDGMTGTRAISLVSLNNTLYTHTANEVFQSMNGGRSWKSLRFAAEEVPSESVEQNASGIKLSFDSKLLVSGNTLYLLVLTGYDLRIFRLSTDGNLLIPLQGLPTFDDERLSLGLETGSQEDEHSRFSEILLDSSERSVKNKTLAVSRGVFYAEYKRRLFKWRLGDPEWKNTGLIDTSEVVDEDAHAGFKIAVSGETVYVGKRDGKLFRSVDGGSNWRDITSNLPLDFAHFKEIVFSGSTLYVATDKGILVSETGEYWRVGTDRTDTRVVINQFALDGTEVYGIADTGVYQLNTRGHWEQVSSEVPDGITSLTITNGRLYGAAEERGIFNMPLEDTELRANAE, from the coding sequence ATGTTAAAAGATGATGCTCAATTGATTCGTAGCACTTTATTAGGTGATGATACAGCATTTGCCACTTTAGTCGAGAAGTATCAGAAAGGTGTTCACGCGCTTATCTGGCGCAAGATTGGGGATTTTCACCATGCTGAAGAGATTGCGCAGGATACGTTCCTACAAGCATACAAAAAACTCGGAACATTGAAAGATCCCAACTCTTTTGCTGGATGGCTTTATGTCATTGCGAATCGACTTTCCATTAATTGGCTGCAAAGGTCCAAACCTAAAACCGAAACACAATCGCTCGAGGGCACTTCCGTTGTAGAAATAGAGGAATCTTCTTATACGCATTATATGTCGGATCAACGTGAGGCAGAAGTCAAAGAACATCGCTCTGAGGTCGTCAAAAAACTTCTCGAAAGACTACCAGAGAGTGAACGGACAGTCGTAACGCTGCATTTTCTCGGTGAGATGACGACAAAGGAGATCGGGAAGTTCTTAGGTGTGTCCGTGAATACGATCAAGAGTCGTCTTCGACGCGGGCGTGAGCGTTTAAAAGCCGCAGAATCTTTAGTTCATGAAGTCCTCGGCGGCGTGCAGTTATCCCCGGAGCTCACCGAGCGTATCATGCGGCAAGTCGCCGAAATTAACCCTATCGTACCGCCAGTTGGAAAACCAACGGTGCCATGGATGGCTCTGGGTGCCGCAGCCGTCCTGGTACTGTTGATGTTAGGGGTTGGTAATCAATATCTCGCCCGTTTTCAGAGACCGTATAGTTTCGAGGCGCGATCCGAACCCACGGTTGAAATCGTTGAAGCACCTATCGTCATTGATATTCTATCGAAGCCGACGCTCCGAAAACAGTTCGGACGATCCCCTGCTCCCGGCAAAAGTATCGGTGCTGGCACACAGATTTCTGAAGCGACTTTAAGATCTAACGCACAAGAGGACCGACGCAAGTTTTCTACAGCACAATGGACACAGGGAAACTCGCCGCCAGGGGGATATGTCAACGATATCTTCGCCACATCTGAAGGTTCCGTCTTTGCCATTTCACCAACAGGGATGTACAGATTGGCATCAAATGCAACCGCATGGACCCGAATCAATGTAAGTCTCCCGATGAGTCAATCAATGGTGCCGATGGTAGAAGATCAAGGCATTCTTTATGTTGTGTCTGCTGATGAAATATTCGCGTCAACCGATAATGGGCAGACATGGAACCTTTTTTGCACTCGCCCAGAGGGTAATCCTGTTGGACTCATTGTCATTGACGAGGTTCCAGCACACGGTTCACACGTTGATGTGACAATGTATCTTGCACTTGAGGACGAAGGCATCTTCCGATCCACAGATAGTGGCAAACAATGGACGCATCTTAACGAAGGATTGACGGGTGAAAGGATTTCAGCTGTTGCTGCGGTTGAAAAAAATCTGTTTGCTGGCACAAACAGCGGTCTTCACCGTCTCGATTCAGATATCTGGCGGAAACTACCGGTAGGGATGTCGAATACCGTCTACTCCTTGGCGGCGTCTGGAAAGAGCCTCTATGTTGGAATGGGACCTGATATGTTTGAATTAACCCCACAGGACAGGAAACGAAAAATGGACGATAACGAATCGAATGCCGCTCAAATTTTCCGATCAAGGAACTTAGGAACCTCTTGGACCGAAGTAACGCCGAAAAGCACATCCTCGCGGACGAGAGCCCTATCTGGTGTGAAGTTGTTAGCTGTCGGCGAAACGCTTTTAGCATTGGGTATTACGCGATTCCGTTCAACAGATGGGGGTGAAACTTGGACAGAGCTTGAAATTGACGCGGGTACATCTATACTCAATAGTTTTCCGGGGACAGCCGTGGACGAGAGGACGTTTTACAAAGCCGGCATACGCGGTGTTCACCGCACTACTGATGCGGGTGAATCGTGGGATCTATTTATGGATGGGATGACAGGAACAAGAGCCATCAGTCTGGTTTCACTCAACAACACATTATATACGCATACCGCTAATGAAGTTTTTCAGTCAATGAATGGCGGCAGGTCTTGGAAAAGCCTTCGCTTTGCTGCTGAAGAAGTTCCGTCGGAATCCGTAGAACAAAATGCGTCTGGTATCAAGCTTTCCTTTGATTCAAAGCTTCTTGTCTCTGGTAACACACTTTATTTGCTTGTGCTTACGGGATACGACTTGCGGATTTTCCGTTTATCTACAGATGGCAATCTGCTAATCCCACTGCAAGGCTTACCTACTTTTGATGATGAAAGATTGTCCCTTGGATTAGAGACAGGTAGTCAAGAAGACGAACACAGTAGATTCTCTGAAATTCTGTTGGATTCTTCTGAGAGATCTGTGAAAAACAAGACGCTCGCTGTCAGCCGTGGTGTATTCTACGCCGAGTATAAACGGAGGCTTTTCAAATGGCGGCTGGGTGATCCGGAATGGAAAAATACCGGATTAATAGATACCAGTGAAGTGGTTGATGAAGATGCCCACGCTGGATTCAAAATAGCGGTTTCCGGAGAAACTGTCTACGTAGGGAAGCGGGATGGTAAGCTATTTAGGTCCGTTGATGGAGGTAGCAATTGGAGAGACATTACATCGAATCTGCCGCTTGACTTCGCGCATTTCAAAGAGATCGTCTTTTCCGGCTCAACCCTTTACGTCGCGACCGACAAAGGCATATTGGTTTCGGAAACAGGAGAATACTGGCGCGTGGGAACCGATAGGACTGATACACGCGTCGTCATCAACCAATTTGCGTTAGATGGCACCGAAGTTTATGGCATCGCTGATACGGGAGTATATCAACTCAATACTCGTGGACACTGGGAACAGGTTTCCTCAGAAGTGCCAGATGGCATAACCTCTCTCACTATTACCAACGGTAGGCTCTATGGTGCCGCCGAGGAGCGAGGTATCTTTAACATGCCCCTTGAAGACACGGAGCTGAGGGCGAACGCTGAATGA
- a CDS encoding transposase, protein MSDASWATFFKWCGNIAERDGFHFHQVDPKNTSQTCSGCGKKSQKKLSLAIRTFECQSCGTSLDRDHNAALNILLRAACAHRGEHWVTNLCETRNTNKARDAGLENPRQLLLFDDLLTGPISL, encoded by the coding sequence ATTTCTGATGCGTCTTGGGCAACCTTCTTTAAGTGGTGTGGAAACATAGCCGAAAGAGACGGTTTTCATTTTCATCAAGTTGACCCCAAGAATACCTCGCAAACTTGCTCTGGTTGTGGTAAGAAGTCGCAAAAGAAACTCTCTCTTGCGATACGAACTTTTGAATGTCAGTCTTGTGGCACGTCTTTAGACCGAGACCACAACGCTGCTTTAAACATACTCTTACGGGCGGCTTGCGCCCATCGTGGAGAGCATTGGGTTACCAACCTCTGTGAAACGAGAAACACGAACAAAGCACGAGACGCGGGCTTAGAGAATCCCAGACAACTCCTGTTGTTTGATGATCTCTTAACAGGTCCCATAAGTCTTTAG